In a genomic window of Columba livia isolate bColLiv1 breed racing homer chromosome 4, bColLiv1.pat.W.v2, whole genome shotgun sequence:
- the GUF1 gene encoding translation factor GUF1, mitochondrial isoform X3: MKEVTEAQIGDTLFFYKQPVEPLPGFKSAKPMVFAGMYPVDQTEYNNLKSALERLTLNDSSVTVHRDSSLALGAGWRLGFLGLLHMEVFNQRLEQEYNMSVILTAPTVPYKAVLSSAKLIKEYGKEEITIINPAQFPDKLSVSEYLEPTVLGTIVTPHEYIGKIIALCQDRRAVQKDMFYMDEHRVMLKYLFPLNEIVVDFYDALKSLSSGYASFDYEDAGYQTADLIKMDILLNGNPVEELATIIHNDKAYATGKYICERLKDAIPRQLFEIAIQAAIGKKIIARETLKAYRKNVVAKCYGGDITRRMKLLKRQAEGKKLMRKIGNVEVPRDAFIRVLKRQTDK; this comes from the exons atgaaagaagtaacagaagCCCAAATAGGAGACACACTGTTTTTTTATAAACAGCCAGTGGAGCCTTTGCCTGGTTTTAAGTCAGCGAAGCCAATGGTTTTTGCAG GAATGTATCCTGTAGATCAAACAGAATATAATAATCTTAAAAGTGCTTTGGAAAGGCTGACATTGAATGATTCCAGTGTAACTGTTCATCGTGACAGTAGCCTTGCCTTAGGAGCTGGATGGAG gtTGGGTTTCCTTGGTCTTTTACACATGGAAGTTTTTAATCAACGTTTGGAGCAGGAGTATAACATGTCTGTTATTTTGACTGCACCTACAGTTCCATATAAAGCAGTTCTTTCCTCAGCAAAGTTGATAAAG gagtATGGTAAAGAAGAGATTACTATTATCAACCCCGCTCAGTTTCCTGATAAACTTTCAGTATCTGAATATTTAGAGCCAACTGTTCTTGGTACTATTGTAACACCTCATGAATATATTGggaaaataattgctttgtGTCAG GATCGAAGGGCAGTCCAGAAGGATATGTTCTATATGGATGAACACAGGGTTATGCTAAAGTACCTCTTTCCACTGAATGAAATAGTGGTGGATTTTTATGATGCTCTTAAGTCTCTGTCTTCAGGTTATGCAAG TTTTGATTATGAAGATGCAGGATACCAGACAGCAGACCTTATCAAAATGGATATTCTTCTAAATGGAAATCCAGTTGAAGAGCTGGCAACAATCATACACAA tgatAAGGCGTATGCTACTGGTAAATATATTTGTGAACGTTTAAAAGATGCTATTCCTAGACAGTTGTTTGAAATAGCCATCCAGGCTGCTATTGGCAAGAAAATCATTGCAAGAGAAAC gcTGAAAGCTTACAGAAAAAACGTTGTGGCAAAATGT tATGGTGGAGACATTACAAGAAGAATGAAGCTTTTAAAGCGGCAGGCAGAAGGGAAGAAGTTGATGAGAAAAATCGGCAATGTGGAAGTACCAAGAGATGCCTTTATACGCGTTTTAAAGAGACAGACTGACAAATAG
- the GUF1 gene encoding translation factor GUF1, mitochondrial isoform X2 has product MALVGRTAMWWARLRSPYPAGAPLCFPPWRPAGLAADWRLYSSRGKEKLDMSMYPVESIRNFSIIAHVDHGKSTLADRLLEITGTIAKTDCNKQVLDKLQVERERGITVKAQSASLFYNHEGVNYLLNLIDTPGIQAQTVANFYLAFEAQLTIIPVINKIDLKNADPERVEKQIEKLFDISADECVRISAKQGTNVEKVLQKVIEKIPPPQCNTADPLKALVFDSTFDHYRGVIANIALFGGEIQKGHKIVSAHTKKRYEVNEVGILTPSEQPTHKLYAGQVGYVIAGMKEVTEAQIGDTLFFYKQPVEPLPGFKSAKPMVFAGMYPVDQTEYNNLKSALERLTLNDSSVTVHRDSSLALGAGWRLGFLGLLHMEVFNQRLEQEYNMSVILTAPTVPYKAVLSSAKLIKEYGKEEITIINPAQFPDKLSVSEYLEPTVLGTIVTPHEYIGKIIALCQDRRAVQKDMFYMDEHRVMLKYLFPLNEIVVDFYDALKSLSSGYASFDYEDAGYQTADLIKMDILLNGNPVEELATIIHNDKAYATGKYICERLKDAIPRQLFEIAIQAAIGKKIIARETLKAYRKNVVAKCYGGDITRRMKLLKRQAEGKKLMRKIGNVEVPRDAFIRVLKRQTDK; this is encoded by the exons ATGGCTCTCGTGGGCAGGACGGCGATGTGGTGGGCCCGGCTGCGGAGCCCTTACCCCGCTGGCGCCCCGCTCTGCTTTCCCCCCTGGCGGCccgcggggctggcggcggACTGGCGGCTGTACAGCTCCCGCGGCAAG gaaaaattagATATGTCAATGTATCCTGTTGAAAGCATCAGAAACTTCAGTATTATAGCTCACGTAGATCATGGCAAAAGTACACTGGCAGACAGATTGTTGGAAATTACAG gAACGATTGCTAAGACTGACTGTAATAAACAAGTGCTGGATAAACTGCAAGTGGAACGCGAAAGAGGAATTACAGTTAAAGCACAATCTGCATCTCTTTTTTACAATCATGAAGGAGTTAACTACCTCTTAAATCTTATTGACACGCCA GGTATTCAGGCTCAGACAGTGGCAAACTTCTACCTTGCTTTTGAAGCACAGCTTACAATAATTCCCGTCATAAATAAG ATTGACTTGAAGAATGCAGACCCTGAAAGAGTTGAAAAACAAATTGAGAAGCTGTTTGATATCTCTGCAGATGAATGTGTAAGG ATTTCTGCTAAACAAGGAACAAATGTTGAAAAAGTTCTTCAAAAGGTCATTGAGAAGATTCCTCC ACCTCAGTGTAATACTGCTGATCCATTGAAAGCCTTAGTATTTGACTCTACCTTTGACCACTACCGAGGTGTCATAGCTAACATTGCACTCTTTGGTGGGGAGATTCAGAAAGGGCATAAAATTGTGTCtgcacacacaaagaaaagatATGAAGTTAATGAAGTTGGAATTCTGACTCCAAGTGAACAGCCAACGCATAAGCT ATATGCTGGACAAGTGGGCTACGTGATTGctggaatgaaagaagtaacagaagCCCAAATAGGAGACACACTGTTTTTTTATAAACAGCCAGTGGAGCCTTTGCCTGGTTTTAAGTCAGCGAAGCCAATGGTTTTTGCAG GAATGTATCCTGTAGATCAAACAGAATATAATAATCTTAAAAGTGCTTTGGAAAGGCTGACATTGAATGATTCCAGTGTAACTGTTCATCGTGACAGTAGCCTTGCCTTAGGAGCTGGATGGAG gtTGGGTTTCCTTGGTCTTTTACACATGGAAGTTTTTAATCAACGTTTGGAGCAGGAGTATAACATGTCTGTTATTTTGACTGCACCTACAGTTCCATATAAAGCAGTTCTTTCCTCAGCAAAGTTGATAAAG gagtATGGTAAAGAAGAGATTACTATTATCAACCCCGCTCAGTTTCCTGATAAACTTTCAGTATCTGAATATTTAGAGCCAACTGTTCTTGGTACTATTGTAACACCTCATGAATATATTGggaaaataattgctttgtGTCAG GATCGAAGGGCAGTCCAGAAGGATATGTTCTATATGGATGAACACAGGGTTATGCTAAAGTACCTCTTTCCACTGAATGAAATAGTGGTGGATTTTTATGATGCTCTTAAGTCTCTGTCTTCAGGTTATGCAAG TTTTGATTATGAAGATGCAGGATACCAGACAGCAGACCTTATCAAAATGGATATTCTTCTAAATGGAAATCCAGTTGAAGAGCTGGCAACAATCATACACAA tgatAAGGCGTATGCTACTGGTAAATATATTTGTGAACGTTTAAAAGATGCTATTCCTAGACAGTTGTTTGAAATAGCCATCCAGGCTGCTATTGGCAAGAAAATCATTGCAAGAGAAAC gcTGAAAGCTTACAGAAAAAACGTTGTGGCAAAATGT tATGGTGGAGACATTACAAGAAGAATGAAGCTTTTAAAGCGGCAGGCAGAAGGGAAGAAGTTGATGAGAAAAATCGGCAATGTGGAAGTACCAAGAGATGCCTTTATACGCGTTTTAAAGAGACAGACTGACAAATAG
- the GUF1 gene encoding translation factor GUF1, mitochondrial isoform X1, with amino-acid sequence MALVGRTAMWWARLRSPYPAGAPLCFPPWRPAGLAADWRLYSSRGKEKLDMSMYPVESIRNFSIIAHVDHGKSTLADRLLEITGTIAKTDCNKQVLDKLQVERERGITVKAQSASLFYNHEGVNYLLNLIDTPGHVDFSYEVSRSLSACQGVILVVDANEGIQAQTVANFYLAFEAQLTIIPVINKIDLKNADPERVEKQIEKLFDISADECVRISAKQGTNVEKVLQKVIEKIPPPQCNTADPLKALVFDSTFDHYRGVIANIALFGGEIQKGHKIVSAHTKKRYEVNEVGILTPSEQPTHKLYAGQVGYVIAGMKEVTEAQIGDTLFFYKQPVEPLPGFKSAKPMVFAGMYPVDQTEYNNLKSALERLTLNDSSVTVHRDSSLALGAGWRLGFLGLLHMEVFNQRLEQEYNMSVILTAPTVPYKAVLSSAKLIKEYGKEEITIINPAQFPDKLSVSEYLEPTVLGTIVTPHEYIGKIIALCQDRRAVQKDMFYMDEHRVMLKYLFPLNEIVVDFYDALKSLSSGYASFDYEDAGYQTADLIKMDILLNGNPVEELATIIHNDKAYATGKYICERLKDAIPRQLFEIAIQAAIGKKIIARETLKAYRKNVVAKCYGGDITRRMKLLKRQAEGKKLMRKIGNVEVPRDAFIRVLKRQTDK; translated from the exons ATGGCTCTCGTGGGCAGGACGGCGATGTGGTGGGCCCGGCTGCGGAGCCCTTACCCCGCTGGCGCCCCGCTCTGCTTTCCCCCCTGGCGGCccgcggggctggcggcggACTGGCGGCTGTACAGCTCCCGCGGCAAG gaaaaattagATATGTCAATGTATCCTGTTGAAAGCATCAGAAACTTCAGTATTATAGCTCACGTAGATCATGGCAAAAGTACACTGGCAGACAGATTGTTGGAAATTACAG gAACGATTGCTAAGACTGACTGTAATAAACAAGTGCTGGATAAACTGCAAGTGGAACGCGAAAGAGGAATTACAGTTAAAGCACAATCTGCATCTCTTTTTTACAATCATGAAGGAGTTAACTACCTCTTAAATCTTATTGACACGCCA GGCCACGTAGATTTCAGCTATGAAGTATCACGATCATTGTCTGCCTGTCAAGGTGTCATACTTGTAGTGGATGCAAATGAG GGTATTCAGGCTCAGACAGTGGCAAACTTCTACCTTGCTTTTGAAGCACAGCTTACAATAATTCCCGTCATAAATAAG ATTGACTTGAAGAATGCAGACCCTGAAAGAGTTGAAAAACAAATTGAGAAGCTGTTTGATATCTCTGCAGATGAATGTGTAAGG ATTTCTGCTAAACAAGGAACAAATGTTGAAAAAGTTCTTCAAAAGGTCATTGAGAAGATTCCTCC ACCTCAGTGTAATACTGCTGATCCATTGAAAGCCTTAGTATTTGACTCTACCTTTGACCACTACCGAGGTGTCATAGCTAACATTGCACTCTTTGGTGGGGAGATTCAGAAAGGGCATAAAATTGTGTCtgcacacacaaagaaaagatATGAAGTTAATGAAGTTGGAATTCTGACTCCAAGTGAACAGCCAACGCATAAGCT ATATGCTGGACAAGTGGGCTACGTGATTGctggaatgaaagaagtaacagaagCCCAAATAGGAGACACACTGTTTTTTTATAAACAGCCAGTGGAGCCTTTGCCTGGTTTTAAGTCAGCGAAGCCAATGGTTTTTGCAG GAATGTATCCTGTAGATCAAACAGAATATAATAATCTTAAAAGTGCTTTGGAAAGGCTGACATTGAATGATTCCAGTGTAACTGTTCATCGTGACAGTAGCCTTGCCTTAGGAGCTGGATGGAG gtTGGGTTTCCTTGGTCTTTTACACATGGAAGTTTTTAATCAACGTTTGGAGCAGGAGTATAACATGTCTGTTATTTTGACTGCACCTACAGTTCCATATAAAGCAGTTCTTTCCTCAGCAAAGTTGATAAAG gagtATGGTAAAGAAGAGATTACTATTATCAACCCCGCTCAGTTTCCTGATAAACTTTCAGTATCTGAATATTTAGAGCCAACTGTTCTTGGTACTATTGTAACACCTCATGAATATATTGggaaaataattgctttgtGTCAG GATCGAAGGGCAGTCCAGAAGGATATGTTCTATATGGATGAACACAGGGTTATGCTAAAGTACCTCTTTCCACTGAATGAAATAGTGGTGGATTTTTATGATGCTCTTAAGTCTCTGTCTTCAGGTTATGCAAG TTTTGATTATGAAGATGCAGGATACCAGACAGCAGACCTTATCAAAATGGATATTCTTCTAAATGGAAATCCAGTTGAAGAGCTGGCAACAATCATACACAA tgatAAGGCGTATGCTACTGGTAAATATATTTGTGAACGTTTAAAAGATGCTATTCCTAGACAGTTGTTTGAAATAGCCATCCAGGCTGCTATTGGCAAGAAAATCATTGCAAGAGAAAC gcTGAAAGCTTACAGAAAAAACGTTGTGGCAAAATGT tATGGTGGAGACATTACAAGAAGAATGAAGCTTTTAAAGCGGCAGGCAGAAGGGAAGAAGTTGATGAGAAAAATCGGCAATGTGGAAGTACCAAGAGATGCCTTTATACGCGTTTTAAAGAGACAGACTGACAAATAG